The following is a genomic window from Engraulis encrasicolus isolate BLACKSEA-1 chromosome 13, IST_EnEncr_1.0, whole genome shotgun sequence.
ATCTCTGTTTCCAGATGACTGCATTTCCCACTAAAAAAATCCTTTACAACGTAACACAGAAACCCACATACAGGTGCACAGTGGCACAGTTTTATATGAGTAATATTACTTGCCTGGCGAAAACACAATATATTCTGAGTTAGACACCAATTGTACAGACTTGTGATTGCTTAACCTGCCAAacagtttaataataataataataattgtatttgtatagcactgtgtcatacaaggcatgtaactcaaagtgcttaacaaatgggaaaaaacattgttagagatagatttaaaaggagaggtatagaggagaggcagaaaaagcaggaaggcagaggaagaagagatagacagagaatgtagagtcataaggtcaacgtaggttaggaccaggattcttagataagtgaggtccatagtggctgggcctatcataagtcatagatagtcacacagagattgggcgctcaggtgcggcccctggtggcatcaggggtgaggaaaaactccctttcgcttgaatcatagtttgtgagggggaaaaaaaagctcagtgaggtctgagaaaaaagaccccctgtagtcaggaagaaacctcaggcagagaccagcggccacctaggggagccccctgccagggctggattgcgagtagtaagggcgctgcggcggctgggacactatgacgccttggcagctaggagttggcaaggatgaagaggtgggtcttcagctgcttcttaaaggagtcgacggaggtggctgatcggatctcgatggggagggcgttccatctcttgggcgcatagcaggcaaacgcggcgtcgccgatcttcttctgcgggggggtgggggtccttagcagcttggcatcagtggacctgagagctcgagcaggggcataaaaagaaagcatgtctgagatatagctaggggcaagtccatttaatgctttaaatactgtgagcagaatcttaaagtcgattctgtatgagacaggtaaccagtgcaggtctgccaagacaggagagatgtgctctctcattctggttcttgttaggattcttgccgcagaattttgaatgagttgcaatttgtcaattaatttttttgggagaccagagaagagagcattgcagtagtctatcctactggtgacaaaggcatgaataagtttctcagcgtcttgtcggggggccaagccgcgcactttgttgacatttctaagatggaaaaaagcagattttgttatcttgttgatgtgaggctcaaagctcaaatccgagtctatgaccacacctaggctagtaaccttatctttaatgtgtatgcttaggtcacctaggcttgagtggagttttgcacgttttttcttaggcccaatgagcaacacttcagttttatcttcatttaattttaggaagttactgttcatccaatctgtaatggcagacatgcatttagtcaaggcatgaatggcagtggtttggctaggctcgacagagatatatagttgagtgtcatcggcatagctatgaaaatcaacattgtgctctctgatgatggagcccaggggcaacatatagagagagaagaggagagggcccaagcaactaccctgagcaactccaaaaggcacatcatacttgttggagacgtattctccgatggtgacaaaaaactgtcttcctgtaatatatgttttgataTAAATGATAGTTTACTGTGAGCTGACTGAAAGAAAGATAAACTACATCCAAAAAAAGTATTAACCAAAAACTTACCAATTACAGTTAAGGTCACTGTATTAGTTGCATCCCTGTTATTCACTTCAGCTGAATACTGTCCATTAAAATATGACTGCAAATTTGAGATTGTCAGTTCCCATGTGTCCATGTCCAATTTAGATGTGTCATTGAATATCCCGTAGTAAGATGGCTGCTCATCTCCCTCAAACCACTCAGCTGCTTTGTCTTCACCATGCTTCCAGATTATTGAGGTGACTTGTTTTATTTCAGGTGAAAGGTCCACTGATAACTTAGTAGAGCCACCTTTGAGGCCGTATAGAGATTTGTCAACTGGGGAGAGAGGATATTAAGGCTGACGAGTGACCAAGGCATACAGTGTGTACTATGCACTATATAGGCTATGTGTCCTTGGACAATTTGCACTATGTATGTTTGTCTGAAATACACTAGTCAAGACCATCCTTAAATATAGCGAGACAAGCCCATGTTATAAATGTGACCATATGAATTCATTAAACAAAAAATATAGAATTCACCTGAACTTGATGTTATGACAACAGGTAACAGTATACACATTATCAAAATGTGTTCCATGACGATACATTTTACACAGTCCCGTACTGTAAAATGAGCAAAATCATATTTGTCATTGTGGTTAATTATTATTCATCTTTTGGCTAGGCTAGGACTATTTTACTGTAGCATACAATAACTTAACTCAATatctttaaaaagaaagaaacactACCACATGTGCACAATTGCTTCAGAAACAAGTTTGACTTACTCTGGGTCAGTCCGAAAAACTCATGTAGGCGTATGATATGGAGTCTTAGCCTACTACTTTGGCCTACTTTGGTTGATTACAATTTAGCCCACGGAAAACAGGTAATACATATCTGTGCCATACCAGAGTCATATCCAGATAAGGTTacgtcaaatgacaaatgtagaCTGCCGATATACCAACTTCTACATAACCGTGAACACTCTCCAACCAAGCTCTGATGGTACAGGCACACTCTTGGTGTTCTGAATATCCGATAGGCCTACTCCTTTGTGCGACTGTACACAATAATGAAAGCTCAAAGGTTGGTTTTATGACTatgccagttgtgtgtgtgtgtgtgtgtgtgtgtgtgtgtgtgtgtgtgtgtgtgtgtgtgtgtgtgtgtgtgtgtgtgtgtgtgtgtgtgtgtgtgtgtgtgtgtgtgtgtgtgtgtgtgtgcgcgcgcgcatgtgattTAGATTAGATTTTTTATTGTCCCACATGGATATTTGTTTTCTCATCAGACAAGTCAATTTCATCAGGTTCAACATTAGTTAGCCTAGATCTGTTGTGACTCAGTTCAGAGGGCAGTCAGGGCTAGGTGTGTGATGGCTTTGTCATTTGCGTCAGTGAGGCTGGGGGTGGGGAGGTGTATCATCTTCTATCTAATGCTAAGTTGGAGATTTTGATGAGCTTATTCTTGCTGGTGTGTCATTCTTCgtctatgagtgattctacgattcaactgcgcttttggcaaaagcaaaatgtcaattatcagtatttttttccaactaaatgacctagatgtttacatagtgtatatatttaagtttccaaacaaattgccaagcttaatcttaaatcatttgataaatactctaatgaaagcgaacatttgcttgattattttgtcaacagtgttatggataAATACTTTGTCAtctcaaacatatataaaaatacagagttgaaacagcatacgtttgaaagtgcttatgtcccttaacaataatgttgtcattaatctgtgcaactgatatagaaaatgtgattgttgagcttcataagtaggattttatgattcactgtgatacagactgacacatttttagatgcgtccagcatctctataacagggtctgtctgtctgtccgtccgtccgtccgtctgaaacgctttcttgtctgaaacgctttctttaaattgttccctcctgtgtccacaaggcggcactTGCGGCACTTGACTTGGCCTGGAGCACTTGCGCACTTGCGGCACTTCACTTGGCCTGGAGCTAATGCGTGGAAACCAAAACAGCAGTACGACACGGAAAACAAAACAGCAGTACGACACGGAAACCAAAACAGCAGTACGACACGGAAAACAAAACAGCAGTACGACACGACGGGAGCTAATGCGTGGAAACCAAAACAGCAGTACGACACGGAAAACAAAACAGCAGTACGACACGACGGGAGCTAATGCGTGGAAACCAAAACAGCAGTACGACACGACGGGCAGCCATGGAGCCGACTGGCCTCGTTTAAATTTGAAATCGCATGGTAATACGGGCCAGCGAAACACAACCTGGATAGGTGTGACAGAAACAGAAAGGTCTGCTAAACATCATTTCTGCCAGATGACTACCTAGTGTCAAaacgtatacgatatgttaccaaaccggcaaggctaagctgattgcattgtgagacaactgaggggggcattcaattttctgcatcgttttgcgtttggacagtggtaggcaacttcgttccttctccacagcacaccaacaccactgtgagtgtcacttcatGTTCAcagtcttgtgataggcctacacttcggctgatagtgtcgcgttgtgctcagctatttcggttcatcagaatggaaatgaacgattttgaagtcggcaggcagtatttcacacagatatTTGTGCTcagatagaggggcgtttgcattgcataacgctccacgacatggaaccggaataagttgacaggcgaccagcagcgctacagctcgtcctctaaacgtgagtttgcaaacattctgccagtacgtttcagtgagtagttagtgttctcgaactacaagtagacagatgggccatttgcatttcacatacgctgtgttactgatgttctcggacatattgcaagggagataCGTTTTCTGCCGGcgggcgcgtggaccccacaggtgctttcccttgcgctcagagagagcacgggacagaacgcgtcttttgattcgtaattggtttgcagtcgtatgaatttggtaaactctgccactgaagctcactgctttgtgccttgacggtgaaaagctggcattgaaaatgaaGCGCATAATTCATCCAAACCCATGTTTTCattgaacccataagcgcatgatttatccaaacggttttatttatttattaggctatttggcgatgtttagtttctttcccacatgcacatgatgctgaaatggcgtgatagcctactaaaggttgataaataacctactaataatatctggtaatttgtaatgtagccacttgatctatgtgaaatttgaaattagatgcttcttttccaaatccaagcatgatgggcttattatagcctaaactgcaaaatataaagccttgtctcgtcatttcgctgcctgccacattatttggagtttccatgggcaataggctatgaccaataaacaaaaagcacatcctaaGAGggtgggggcgttgacaggttaggaggaggccagtggggcgttttgggggggaaaaaaggttggaactagagggacgcatctgttgtccgcctgtcggccttgttcattataaatccctgtaacgtctgatttgaatttagtcaccctccttacacaagacttccttctccagagataatccctagtgtctgttcataggatttttccaacacataagggatcaataacacaaaaacactttcaaaacagtcaaccgtgttactcaactgtgttacggtcaacagtgcaggggaacaagtcggcacttttttaggagaaaaaacagagcagacaaacccatctccctagaacacaaattatgttgtttgtttgtctgttaatatggagataaattgacaAAAACaaactcctcctcaactgtcatagctgatgcgtaacaccattgacggtaacacggcttgacatttcagccatttttatgatgttgtgctaactgaggacctcagaagttccaccacaacaccttaatcaattcatgtatttgtatgcattatctgtgtttttctacatgtgatttctaattcagattcttatgaatatgttgataacacagttgacaggcaattttcccgctgacatgaaaacatgaaaaagaatgtattaaattatggaaggatggagctcaaaacttaccaaacagtcttcccatatcctgccaaagaggttatgacatcacgtggtgttattcgtatggcctaagaccaaaccattactgatttatggagggggtttcagagaccttgacacggttaacacagttttcgtggacacacacaaaatggcaaatttcatgtataatggacagcacagtggtctttctgacagttttatcatattgtgatgattactgtgaatcaacatttacaatcatcttgggcaaaacaagtttcttaacataataatatgaagactgaatctgacatttggaaaacaggacggcatgaaaacacccaaaaccagtattaaatattcattcttgctgagggaaataatgccatgtctacactttctgtattatatgaatgATAAATGTGTGGTAAtctccaaaacatcattggatgcagttaatagttagtggaattggcaaataaaatccatggacttaaaagcgcaggcgaatcgtagaatcactctctaTACATCATTCCACATTTAATTTTACACTATGCTTACTAAGGAGCACAGTTTAGTGAACTGGAAGATCAAAATGGTTAAAGACAAATGAAAAAGTTAAACGTTCAAAGGCAATACTACAGCTTACTAAGCTGTCatggagtgtgcgtgcgtgcgtgcatgcaggcttgtgtgtgtgtgtgtgtgtgtgtgtgtgtgtgtgtgtgtgtgtgtgtgtgtgtgtgtgtgtgtgtgtgtgtgtgtctgtgtctgtgtctgtgggtgtgtgtgctcatgcatgcaGGCACCTGTGTCAGTCTGTGCCATGGCTGTGTTACAGTAAGCTCGTGAAGATGCAGTTTGGTGCAGCAAACTAGCTTAAGACACTGCTGATGAGAAATAAAGTCAGGGTAGCAGGAAGTGAAACTTTCTACCACAACAGCAGCAACGCAGCGGAGTTACTGACAATCTGTGCAGCATAGCGAGCAAGTGTTCATTCCTAGTCCATTCTTAGTCTAAGTGTACTGTTACACAGCTCAGAGCAGGTACATTCACTGCTGGAAAAGCGGGAGCTGACACTCTAGCACAACAATGGAGCCCATGAGCGCTGAAGCAGCACTGACAGGTAAGAGGTCACAGAGGCCAGAaaattgttgaatattgtgaaaTTATGAAATATTGTACAGGGACGAGCCCTTGATTTGGTACCCTTCTTCCTTTACTTCACCATGGTCCTTGCGAGGTCTGGGCAATCTCCATGAATCAACACAGAAGTTCATGGAAGTTGCATGGAATGTGCGTGGGAGGCGAGAAAATCACGGGCTCCTACTGCTATATCTGGGCACTTATTGTTTGTCTATCTGCTAGTCTTTATGGTTGTCTATCTGCTGGTGTGTTGATTCCGTGTAGTAACCAGGGATGAACTGGGACCTAAAACAtggacttttttgttttgtttactgaaaCTGGCCCTTCACAGATACAAGCCGTTTTCATACATATTCATGTCCGTCTTAACTCAGTCCACTGCCTATGAAGATGTACCGATGGACCACTCACTCTTAACTGTGGGCCAAtccaagaaaaacaaacaaacaaacaaacaaacaaaataaacaacagtATTGGCCCCTGGACTGTGGATGATGATCCTAGTCTAAGGGTATTGTATTTTCACACCTTCTTTACCTCAGAGAACTGAGTCctcccagtgttgccaatttagcgactttgtcgctagatttagcgacttttggccacccctggcgacaaaaaaaatcatctagcgacttagcgacttttcaggctcaatctggccgaatctagcgactatttcgcttgtcttgtgagaggcaaatcagtgtccctccccacgacaccacacaatgcatttccagtggcgggtagagacagacacatgatgcaccacggtgtggcaacttttgtgatacgcacaggaattctcatgcacgtacatctgcttgtatgaaactacggcaagcgatatgggacaaagatatggcaggaaccgaatgtcaacataaaccgagattacacaatcttcgatatggttaccaaatgttttgggactgtcatttatgttatgcctacactttggaattagatcagagtcttgttgttacacaggtatttttgatttacctaaactgtaccctacaagcatatgacaaatttaaatgagcacaggctggccgcactggccgcagtgaatctcgggcacatggcgacaaaaaaaactcatctagcgcctttagcgactttttggtgcatgtggcgactttttaaaacgtgcactttcagtgacaaatgaatcgtttttccacataattctgactctgcgccgccgtcagaagcgtttccccacggggctgcagataagctctgatctccaaaaagtagctagcaccgcccatttgtactgtggacgaaggcatgtgggcacgttttctgtagatcagcgcgccgtgcgtgacattttgacgtcatacgtaacgtcatgacgtcatctagcgacttctagcgacttttcagcaagcccatagcgactttggctgattttcttttggcaacactgagtcctccagtggaccaaaaagtgaaccgacatcAAAATGAGTCACAAAGACTTGTTAGTGAGTGTATTACGAAAAGAACCGTCTGCTTTGTCTGGTCCTGTTATACTTTTGTGGTGTGTCAGTCTTCTAGAACTGGGCCTCCACAGCTCTCCTTAAGCGATTACACCTAACCACAAGTGTAACTTGCCAGGTCTCAAAAGCGAACTGTACCACATCAATAAAGGTTTGAGGGGTAATAAAGGGGTTTGAGTACACTTTGGAGCATCCACatatgctgagtcacaggtctgagttcgcttaaatggctgaaagggagcaGGTGTGAAAAGGCCCTAAAATTTCAGTTTTATATTTTAGCCAGCACTcttaaaaaaagattaaaaattgTCTGGGTGAAGGCTGCACCTACAGTAGTTGCAGTGAACCCGTTTGAGTTTTAAATGCATATTGTACATTCATAATTGTAACATGTTTAAATGTAAATGTTTGTTTGCTCCTTCCCTCAGGGCCAGAGTTGCGCACAGTCCAGCGCATGGAATTTTCAACGGGCGGTGATGTCACACTGCCTTGTCACCTAACTTCTGCAGCCAACGCTGTTGCCATGGAGATCAGGTGGTTCCGAAACACAGACTGTATCTATCTGTTCAAGAATGGCCAGGTGACCGTGAGGGAAGGCTATGAGGACAGAGTCAGTGTAAGCCGAGATAAGCTGACGAGAGGAGATGTGTCTCTGAGACTGAGGGGGAGCACAGACGCCGACACTGGGCGCTACTGCTGTCAGGTCATCAGTGGAGAGCATATTACAGAAACAAGAATTTTTCTGCGCTATGATGGTGAGTTGAAATTGCACCTGTGATGGGTTATACTGTGTTGGTTCGAGTGTGATATAGTCAGTGTATGTGAAATATCGAACAAAATAAATGTAATGAATGACTTGAATGTAATGAATGACAATCAATGAAATCAAatcaatgaaatgaattaatgaaataaatgaaaatttgacttttctgtgtgtgcatgagttggTGAGGGGTAGCTAATGGCTGTATTGGAATTGATCTCCTCCCTGgctatttttctttctcttctgatTTTATGTTTTCTATCTTTCCAAATTTCAGGAGAAAGAGGGGTGATCCTTCCTGGCAAGTACTAGACACAACACATCTCACACTTATAGCCTACATGACCCTTCAGATCTGTATGCTTGTGTCACTGTATTGAAAAtagattagggatgcacgatgtgaaaaatttcggccgataccgatattgatattgcggttttggccgataaccgatattaaccaatactgatgttttttgtttttttttgaaagagataacatttaatacagactgacaatgatgcaaacaaactgaatttttccAAAAAACCTTTTAACTCCCTAGACAaattagaagacaaacaatgaaagtcaccatcaagtccaatcttttaaaaccgtaacatattaaaaaaaaacatcggcgttaacatcggcccagaccgatgtccgatgtgttgagaaatgtcaaatatcggccgataccgatacatctggccgatacatcgtgcatccctaaaataGATACATGCATAATTCAACAcaatttgaatttttttttaacaattttcCTCATTACGGCCCCCATGGTTGTGTCACAATGAGCGGCCACAAGGCTACCCGTAAGCGACCGTTGTTGGAAGCTTGGCCCTGCTCGAGATGTTGTGGATTCGATACATCAAGCGACACCCATGATGCTTGCTCTGTGTGTATCGGCATAGCTCACGCCCGAGTCCAGGATGTGCTTCCTCCTTTTCCAGACATTATTATGGAAGAACAGACTTTCCACATGAGTCCCCGTTGGCGGGTATTCTATGTTGAACATGGAGGGCATGGATGAGGACTGGGACCACCCTCCTTCCATGGAGCTCTCCATAGCCAACCATCTCGCACCCTTCACAAGGGCCTCAACATTCGGTTATTGCTTGCCGTCAgctcgagaactgattccgaaaattgtgtgtaagcaatcgagaaaaactgtaataagagTTACAGACGGATGCCTTAGATcactgtttctcaaccttttttaggcgaggcaccctttcaattactgaacattttcaaggcacccctaagcaacaagctgtaacatggcatcgcatcggataccacaaaagtttagaaaagtaacacatttggagacgtcacacaacctacgttcgaaggttcagcttactggggcgacataaatttacttaattgtgcgtaaatgccagatgaaagactccactgagcactgactaagcaatactttattaatttagacaaatatttgttaaattacacaatttatttatcagccacgtttctgcggcaccctggttgagcaACACTGCCTTAGATCACTCTTACCGTGGAAATATCCCAGTATTTCCGACAGCGGTTCCCCcctgagaaaaactgtaagcctTAGCAAGTTTCGCAGACTAGCGGTAAAGTAAAGGAGATGAATGTGGTTCTGTCAGTGTTGTCCTGTGCAACCTCTGTGAAGAGAAGTAAAAGTTGCTCCTGACCTTTCATGGTTTCATGCTTGCATAACAGAAGAAActttttatctattttttttatcttagctagctagctagctagctagatagatagatagatagatagatagatagatagatagatagaaagaaagaaagaaagaaagaaagaaagaaagaaagaaagaaagaaagaaagaaagaataggctACATatagatatagcctactgtaactgTGCACTCAGGGAACGTGAGGACAGCAGACATGAAAAGCAAAAGCTGTACCCAAGCGTTTCGCTCACATGACTAGTAAACCTCAAGAGGAAATGactctggcctattctctgccaAAACTTTGTTCTCACACAAATATGTCTAATTGGTTGTCTATCCTAAACACGAGTACCCTCCACTTTGCTCAATCTAAATGGGCCTTTGTAGGTAGAATTTTTGGCATACAGTAGGCCCAAACAGTATACTATACTATTACTATCTCCAATACCTGTATGTGCAATCTGAATGGGGTAAACCTACGTAGGGTATCCACTGACTACAATGTAACTGAGCTGGTACAGCCTTGTTAGATTGCTCTTGAGTCATCGTGTGATATAGATAGAAGACAAACTAGCGGATAACTAATAATAGTGTATAATTAGCTGAAAATTTGACTCGggctgtgttatgtgtgtgtgtatgtgtgtttgtgagggttttattattataaaacataagttgttgttttttttgtttttacagtgcATTGCGTAAGTGATGTGgtcagagagaaaatgaaaagctCAGTTGAATCCCTGGGTGAGTACTACTGCACAGACCTATCACAATAGCAGAACTCAAAAGATAACATGGTGTTTTGCTCCCACTCGTAATTCTACCTCAaaagactcgatagacaaaaATGTAATTAAAGGTATTTATTAATTACACAGGTAAGCAACGATTCTCTTTGGCACAGGCGTGCCAGGGATCCCCAAGCCGGGAACTGCGATTGTTTGGATAATTAAAGCATGAGGATGACAGTAGAATTAGGTACCGTATCGTCTTTCTGGCAGAACTTGGCGCCATAGCTTACATTTCTGTGTTGGACATACCAAAACACTCATTGGTTTGTTACACTACATTTCATTTCAGCTGTCGTATTGTAGTGTCGGCGACTACTGCTGGTGCTGCATCAAACGTTTGGGTTATTTCAAGTGGAATCAGACACTTCGGGGCCTGACCAATGGACTTTAATTAAACTTAAATgtagtgtgcctttttagtggtaaagccccagaactgcatttttgcaTGAATCTGTTAATTTGGGGACACTACATTTAAAGTCTGTGCAAGTAGGGCCCCAAAAGTGTCAGAAAAATGACCCAATAGTTGAATAGTTTGTAAAACAGTCT
Proteins encoded in this region:
- the LOC134461544 gene encoding butyrophilin subfamily 3 member A2-like; its protein translation is MEPMSAEAALTGPELRTVQRMEFSTGGDVTLPCHLTSAANAVAMEIRWFRNTDCIYLFKNGQVTVREGYEDRVSVSRDKLTRGDVSLRLRGSTDADTGRYCCQVISGEHITETRIFLRYDGERGVILPGKY